One region of Mesobacillus boroniphilus genomic DNA includes:
- a CDS encoding Asp23/Gls24 family envelope stress response protein has translation MSIELKTKYGQIDISNDVIATIAGGAAVDCYGIVGMASKNQIKDGLTDILRRENFTRGVIVRQENEEVHIDMYIIVSYGTKISEVAHNVQSKVKYTLDKTVGLAVDSVNIYVQGVRVTNP, from the coding sequence ATGTCCATCGAGCTAAAAACGAAGTACGGACAAATTGATATATCAAATGATGTCATTGCAACGATTGCAGGCGGCGCAGCTGTCGATTGTTATGGTATTGTCGGGATGGCTTCAAAGAATCAGATCAAGGACGGATTAACAGATATTTTGCGCAGGGAGAATTTCACGCGCGGAGTAATCGTTCGCCAGGAAAACGAAGAAGTACATATCGATATGTATATTATTGTGAGCTATGGGACGAAAATTTCCGAGGTTGCCCACAATGTCCAGTCAAAGGTAAAATACACTCTTGATAAAACTGTAGGGCTGGCAGTTGACTCGGTCAATATTTACGTTCAGGGAGTTCGTGTAACGAACCCGTAA
- a CDS encoding DAK2 domain-containing protein, protein MSINVLDGKRFAEMVIQGANHLAANAKYVDALNVFPVPDGDTGTNMNLSMTSGAKEVKNNVQEHIGKVGSALAKGLLMGARGNSGVILSQLFRGFAKAIENKPTVNSVEFAAALNAGVETAYKAVMKPVEGTILTVAKDAAKHAVAVAKTHESLIGLMEEVLKEAKASLNRTPDLLPVLKEVGVVDSGGQGLVFVYEGFLAELKGEKLPDSPSAMPNMNELVSAEHHKSVQSHMNTEDIEFGYCTEFMVRLEGKEAFSEENFRQDLSNYGDSLLVISDDEVVKVHIHSEQPGEVLTYGQKYGNLINMKIENMRQQHTDIVGEPTTPLRTQANEPKKEKREYGIVAVSMGSGIAELFRSIGANAVIEGGQTMNPSTEDIIKAIKEVNARKVIILPNNKNIIMAAEQAAEVAEEEVVVIPSKTVPQGMTALLSFNPGAEPSDNKDAMTEAMQHVKTGQLTYAVRDTSIDGLEISTGDFMGISDGKIILKDQDKVKAAKGLLDQMLDEDSEILTILKGEDASDEDVDSIVEFVESNYGDVEVEVHNGEQPLYAFIFAIE, encoded by the coding sequence GTGTCTATTAATGTTCTAGACGGAAAACGTTTTGCGGAAATGGTCATCCAGGGCGCCAACCATTTGGCGGCGAATGCCAAGTATGTCGACGCGCTGAACGTCTTCCCTGTTCCTGATGGTGATACAGGAACGAATATGAATTTATCCATGACTTCCGGAGCAAAGGAAGTTAAGAACAATGTACAGGAACATATCGGGAAGGTTGGTTCCGCGCTTGCCAAAGGCTTGCTTATGGGGGCCAGAGGAAACTCTGGAGTTATCCTTTCCCAATTATTCCGTGGTTTTGCAAAAGCAATCGAAAATAAGCCAACTGTGAACTCTGTAGAGTTTGCCGCTGCGTTGAATGCAGGTGTTGAAACAGCTTATAAGGCTGTCATGAAACCTGTGGAAGGCACCATTTTAACGGTAGCAAAGGATGCTGCCAAGCATGCCGTAGCTGTTGCCAAAACCCATGAAAGTCTTATTGGCTTAATGGAAGAAGTGCTAAAAGAAGCGAAGGCGTCATTAAACCGCACCCCTGACTTGCTTCCTGTCCTAAAGGAAGTTGGAGTAGTCGACAGTGGCGGACAGGGCCTTGTATTTGTATATGAAGGCTTCCTTGCAGAATTAAAGGGCGAAAAGCTTCCTGACTCCCCGTCTGCAATGCCCAACATGAATGAGCTTGTGAGCGCAGAGCACCATAAGAGCGTTCAGAGCCACATGAATACTGAGGATATCGAATTCGGCTATTGTACTGAATTCATGGTTAGGCTTGAAGGAAAAGAAGCATTCTCTGAGGAAAATTTCCGTCAGGACTTGAGCAACTATGGAGATTCTCTTCTTGTCATTTCTGACGATGAGGTCGTAAAGGTACATATCCACTCAGAACAGCCTGGCGAAGTTCTGACTTATGGACAAAAATATGGAAACCTCATCAATATGAAAATTGAGAACATGCGCCAGCAGCATACGGATATTGTCGGCGAACCAACTACCCCTCTTCGAACACAGGCTAATGAGCCAAAGAAAGAAAAGCGGGAATACGGAATCGTCGCTGTCTCAATGGGTTCTGGTATCGCTGAGCTTTTCCGCAGCATCGGTGCCAATGCGGTGATCGAAGGCGGGCAGACAATGAATCCAAGCACAGAGGATATCATTAAGGCGATCAAAGAAGTAAACGCGCGCAAGGTAATCATCCTGCCGAATAATAAAAACATCATCATGGCTGCTGAACAGGCTGCAGAGGTAGCGGAGGAAGAAGTAGTAGTAATCCCTTCGAAGACCGTGCCTCAGGGAATGACAGCATTGCTTTCATTCAACCCAGGAGCTGAACCTTCTGATAATAAAGACGCAATGACCGAAGCGATGCAACATGTGAAAACTGGACAGCTGACATATGCAGTCCGTGACACAAGCATCGATGGACTGGAAATTTCCACTGGAGATTTCATGGGAATTTCCGATGGGAAGATCATCCTGAAGGACCAGGATAAAGTCAAGGCAGCTAAGGGCCTATTGGACCAAATGCTGGATGAAGACTCAGAAATCCTGACGATTCTTAAGGGAGAAGACGCTTCAGATGAAGATGTCGATTCAATCGTCGAGTTTGTTGAAAGTAATTACGGCGATGTAGAAGTTGAAGTCCATAATGGGGAACAGCCTCTATATGCCTTTATCTTCGCGATTGAATAA
- the recG gene encoding ATP-dependent DNA helicase RecG, with translation MNDHLMQPVTAVKGIGNEMAETLADMHIWTVGDLLEYFPYRYEDYRLKDLAEVKHDERVTVEGKVHSEPSVVYYGRKKNRLTVRLLVGRYLIIATFFNQPYLKQKITVGESITVTGKWDQHRQTITATQMSLGEHAKSQDFEPVYAVKGKMTVKTIRRLIKQAFSQFGHQIEEILPSELLKKYKLLNRREALKIMHLPAGSDEMKQARRRFVYEEFLLFQLKMQSLRKMEREQSPGIAIAYKLDKLKAFITGLPFPLTGAQKRVVNEILGDMKSPYRMNRLLQGDVGSGKTVVAAIALYAAKTAGYQGALMVPTEILAEQHSQSLTQLLEPFGITVALLTSSVKGKRRKGMLEQLKHGEIDVLIGTHALIQDEVDFNNLGLVITDEQHRFGVEQRRVLREKGENPDVLFMTATPIPRTLAITVFGEMDVSVIDEMPAGRKTIETYWAKHEMLERVLAFMEKELAKGRQAYVICPLIEESDKLDVQNAIDVHSTLSFYFKGRYNVGLMHGRLHSDEKDQVMKAFSENEVQVLVSTTVVEVGVNVPNATVMLIYDAERFGLAQLHQLRGRVGRGSDQSYCILLADPKSEVGKERMKIMSETNDGFVLSEKDLELRGPGDFFGKKQSGLPEFKVADMVHDYRALETARNDATLLVQSEAFWQGEKYRLLREYLQETGALANEKLD, from the coding sequence GTGAATGATCATCTAATGCAACCAGTTACAGCAGTTAAAGGAATCGGTAATGAAATGGCGGAGACACTGGCAGACATGCACATCTGGACTGTTGGTGACCTGCTCGAATATTTCCCATACCGTTATGAAGATTATCGTCTAAAGGATCTGGCAGAAGTGAAGCATGACGAGAGAGTCACGGTTGAGGGGAAGGTTCACAGTGAACCTTCTGTTGTATATTATGGCCGTAAAAAGAACCGTCTTACAGTCAGACTGCTTGTTGGCCGATACTTGATCATTGCCACATTCTTTAACCAGCCTTATTTAAAACAAAAAATAACTGTCGGCGAATCTATCACTGTTACTGGCAAATGGGATCAGCATAGACAGACGATTACGGCCACTCAAATGTCATTGGGAGAGCATGCGAAGAGCCAGGATTTTGAACCGGTTTATGCGGTTAAAGGAAAAATGACTGTGAAAACAATCAGAAGGCTGATCAAGCAAGCATTTTCTCAATTTGGCCATCAAATAGAGGAGATTCTCCCATCAGAGCTTCTTAAGAAATATAAGTTGCTGAATCGCAGAGAAGCTTTGAAAATCATGCATCTTCCGGCAGGCTCAGATGAGATGAAGCAGGCGAGAAGGAGATTTGTTTATGAGGAGTTTCTCTTATTCCAACTGAAAATGCAGTCATTGAGGAAGATGGAACGTGAACAGAGCCCGGGAATTGCCATTGCATATAAATTGGATAAACTAAAGGCGTTCATCACCGGGCTGCCGTTTCCGTTAACAGGGGCACAAAAGCGAGTGGTAAATGAAATCCTTGGTGATATGAAGTCGCCTTACCGAATGAATCGTCTTCTCCAAGGGGATGTGGGATCAGGTAAAACAGTAGTTGCGGCGATAGCGCTTTATGCTGCAAAGACCGCTGGGTACCAAGGCGCACTAATGGTACCGACCGAAATTCTGGCAGAACAGCACTCGCAGTCATTGACACAATTGCTTGAGCCATTTGGTATTACAGTTGCTCTCCTAACAAGCTCTGTTAAAGGCAAGCGAAGAAAAGGCATGCTTGAACAGTTAAAACATGGTGAAATTGACGTATTGATTGGAACGCATGCTTTGATCCAAGATGAAGTGGATTTTAACAATCTGGGACTCGTTATCACGGATGAACAGCATCGTTTTGGAGTTGAGCAAAGACGAGTGCTTAGGGAAAAAGGGGAAAACCCAGATGTCTTGTTCATGACCGCGACTCCAATACCAAGAACTCTAGCAATCACGGTATTCGGTGAAATGGATGTCTCTGTGATCGACGAAATGCCAGCTGGCCGTAAAACGATCGAAACTTATTGGGCCAAACATGAAATGCTTGAGCGAGTGCTTGCATTTATGGAAAAAGAGCTCGCAAAAGGAAGACAGGCCTATGTGATATGTCCCCTTATTGAGGAGTCAGATAAGCTGGACGTCCAGAATGCAATCGATGTGCATAGTACATTAAGTTTCTATTTTAAAGGCCGTTACAATGTCGGGCTTATGCACGGACGCCTTCATTCCGATGAGAAAGACCAGGTCATGAAAGCTTTTAGTGAAAATGAAGTGCAAGTCCTTGTTTCGACTACAGTTGTCGAGGTAGGAGTAAATGTCCCAAATGCGACGGTAATGCTTATTTATGATGCGGAGAGATTTGGTCTCGCCCAACTACACCAATTAAGAGGCAGGGTCGGTCGTGGCAGTGACCAATCGTACTGTATATTACTTGCAGACCCTAAAAGCGAAGTAGGGAAAGAACGAATGAAAATAATGTCCGAAACGAATGATGGGTTTGTTCTTAGTGAAAAGGATTTAGAGCTGCGCGGTCCAGGAGACTTCTTTGGGAAAAAGCAAAGCGGCCTGCCTGAATTCAAGGTGGCAGATATGGTCCATGACTACCGTGCGTTAGAAACAGCAAGGAATGATGCGACCTTGCTGGTCCAATCAGAAGCTTTCTGGCAAGGTGAAAAATATAGATTATTGCGCGAGTACCTACAGGAAACGGGTGCTCTTGCCAATGAAAAACTGGATTGA